The genomic region CTTTCGCATTATTTCAGTATTGAACGACTAGGATTTGGTAATTATTTGAAGAGTTATATTAAACCAGTAGGATTTTTCTTACCGATTAATATCATCGAACAATTTACCAATTTCTTGACGCTGTCATTGCGTTTGTATGGGAACATTTTTGCCGGGGAAGTTTTATTGAATCTTTTAGTTAAGATGGCTTTCTCGCATGGCCCAGCCACAATGCTTGTCACAGCACCAATTCAAATGGTATGGCAAGGCTTCTCCGTCTTTATCGGATCAATTCAAGCCTTTGTATTTGTAACATTATCAATGGTCTACATTTCAGAGAAAGTCGAAATGGAAGACTAAAATCAGGAGGAAAAAAATATGAACTTTTTAGCAGCAGCTATCGCAGCAGGACTTGCAGCATTCGCAGCATCATACGGTAATGGTAAGGTAATTTCTAAGACAATCGAAAGTATGGCACGCCAACCAGAATTGTCAGCACAATTAAGATCAACAATGTTTATCGGTGTTGGTTTAATTGAAGCTGTTCCAATTTTATCAATCGTCGTTTCTTTCTTGATCTTATTTAGTTAATCCGAGTGAACAACGTTTCACTTTAAAAATTAGACAGTAAGTCAAGGAAGGAGTGTCAATAGATGTTTAGTAATTTAATCGTTGGTGCTTCTGCATCTTACCTTGGAGATTCACTATTTGTACTTGTTGTCTTCATCATCTTAGTCGCTTTAGTGGGTAAATTTGCTTTCGGACCTGTTTCAAAAATGATGCAGGAACGTTCAAATAAAATCACAAATGATTTAGATAGCGCCGCTCAATCACGCGAAGATGCTGCCAAATTGGCCGCACAACGTGCAACAGAGTTGAAGAGCTCTAAATCAGAAGCCGTTGAGATTGTTAACACAGCTAAACAAAACGGTGAAAAACAACGCGAAGGTATGGTTACCCTCGCTCAAGAAGAAGTCCAAACTTTAAAACAAAATGCTAAAAAAGACATCGAACAATCTCGTTTAGATGCGTTAAACAGTGCGAGAGATGATGTTGCTCAATTATCTATTGAAATTGCTTCTAAACTCATTAAGAAAGAATTGTCAGTCACTGATCAAAAGTCATTGATCAATTCCTATATTGAAGGGTTGGACAAGCAAAATGAAACTAGATAAGTATGCAGTCGGACAACGCTATGCAAAGGCCTTATTTTCCCTTGCAGAACAAGAGCAACAATTTGAAAGTATCCATGATGAGATACAAGCACTCGAGACCATTTTCAATGACAATCCAAAATTAGGCACAGTTTTAACAGATACAACCTTATCTGGGTTGAAACAGCGTAACTTATTAGAATCGTTGAGTAATGATTTTAGTACTTTAATGCAACACTTTTTGAGCTTAGTTTTTGACTATCAAAGAATGGCTGAAATGCCTTATATTATCGCAGCTTATGAAGATCTTTACGATCAACATAAGGGGATTGCACACGCTAAGGTGACTTCAGCAGTTGCTTTAGACGATGATCAATTAGCTAAGATCAGTCAATCTTTCGCTAAACGCGAAGGTTTAAACGAAGTGTTAATCGAAAGTGTCGTTGATCCAGATATTATTGGTGGTATCGTGCTTGAATCGAACCATAAGGTAATCGATGGAAGTGTCAAACACGGCTTAGACCAAATTAAGTCGTTATTATTGAAATAGTCAATCGTTGATAAAGAGGTGAACCTGATGAGCATTAAAACTGAGGAAATCAGTGCATTAATTAAACAACAACTAGCAAATTATAATGAAGAATTAGCCGTTGAAGAAGTCGGTACTGTCACTTATGTTGGTGATGGGATCGCACGTGCTCACGGTTTAGAAAATGCCCTCTCAAGTGAATTGTTAGAATTCTCTAACGGTTCATACGGTGTGGCACAAAACTTGGAAACAAATGATGTTGGTATCATCATCCTCGGCGAATACGAAAATATTCGTGAAGGGGACCAAGTTAAACGGACAGGTCGGATCATGGAAGTACCTGTTGGCGATGCTTTAATCGGTCGTGTTGTTAATCCTTTGGGTCAACCAGTGGATGGACGCGGCGAAATTAAAACAGACAAAACACGTCCTATCGAAAAGAAAGCACCTGGCGTTATGGCTCGTCAATCTGTTTCAGAACCTTTACAAACAGGTTTAAAAGCGATTGATGCCTTGGTGCCAATTGGTCGTGGCCAACGTGAATTAATCATCGGGGATCGTAAGACTGGTAAAACATCTGTTGCGATCGATACGATTATTAACCAAAAAGGTCAAGATATGATTTGTATCTACGTTGCCATTGGTCAAAAGGAATCAACTGTTAGAACACAAGTTGAAACCTTACGGCGTTATGGTGCAATGGATTATACAATTGTTGTCGAAGCTGGCCCTAGCCAACCCGCACCACTCTTGTACATTGCCCCTTATGCTGGTGCAGCAATGGGTGAAGAATTCATGTATAACGGCAAGCACGTTTTAATCGTCTATGATGATTTAAGTAAACAAGCTGCTGCTTATCGTGAAATCTCATTACTTTTAAGAAGACCTCCAGGCCGTGAAGCTTACCCTGGTGATATCTTCTACTTACATTCACGTTTACTAGAACGTGCTGCTAAGTTAAGTGATGAATTAGGTGGCGGTTCAATGACTGCTTTACCTATCATCGAAACACAAGCTGGTGATATTTCAGCTTATATCCCAACTAACGTTATCTCGATCACAGATGGTCAAATCTTCTTGGAAAGTGATTTATTCTATTCAGGAACACGTCCAGCTATCGATGCTGGTTCATCTGTTTCTCGTGTTGGTGGGGCAGCTCAAACCAAGGCTATGAAGAAAGTTTCTGGGACATTACGTCTTGACCTTTCATCATACCGTGAACTAGAAGCCTTTACGCAATTCGGTTCTGATTTAGATGCCGCAACACAAGCCAAACTAAATCGTGGTAAACGGACTGTTGAAGTCTTGAAACAACCATTGCATAAACCATTACCATTTGAACAACAAACGGTAATCCTATATGCCTTAACACACGGTTTCATCGATGATGTACCTGTTGATGACATCATGCGTTATGAAAGTGGTTTAAATGATTATCTAGAAAGTAACGCTAAAGACTTGATGGATGAAATCCGTCAAACAACTAAATTGCCAGACACAGACAAACTTGATGCTGCTATTAAAGCCTTCACAGAAGGTTTTGTACCAGAACAAGCTGTCGATGACAAAGACTCAGATAAGTAAGGGGTGAATTAATTGGCTGAATCTTTAATGGATATCAAACGAAGAATCGCCTCTACTAAAAAAACTGGGCAAATTACAAGTGCTATGCAAATGGTTTCTGGTGCTAAGCTTTCTCAAATCGAAAAGAACTCAGTTGCTTACCAAGTTTATACTGATAAGATTCGAGAAATCGTGACGCATCTAGCTGCAAGTCAATTAATTGACATTGCTCGTCAAAAGAGTAGTTTACAAGCAGAACCTGCTGATTCAACTATTAAAAAGGCGATCAAGCACGAAGTAACGTTGAGTAATTTGTTAGTGGAAAGACCAATTAAGAAAACTGGTTACTTAGTTATTACAAGTGATCGAGGCTTAGTTGGTGCATATAACAGCTCAATCCTAAAAGCAATGGTCCAAATGATTTCAGAAACGCATCAATCACCTGACGAATACGCAATTCTTGCGGTCGGCGGGACTGGTGCTGATTTCTTTAAAGCACGTGGCATGAACTTAACTTACGAATATCGTGGTGTCAGTGATGTCCCTTCTTTTGAAGAAGTTAAACAAATTATTAAAACGGCCGTTGCGATGTATGATAATGGTGTTTACGATGAGTTGTACGTTTGTTACAACCACCATGTTAACTCATTAACATCTGGCTTTAGAGCTGAAAAAATGTTACCAATTACCGACTTAGATGTTTCAGAAGTTGCTGATCAAAATCTAGAATACATTACGGAACCTTCCGTGGATGATGCCTTAGACGCAATTCTACCGCAATACGCCGAAAGCTTAATTTATGGCGCAATGTTAGATTCTAAAACAGCAGAACATGCTGCTTCAATGGCAGCAATGAAGAGTGCGACCGATAACGCGAATAATTTAATTTCAGAATTATCAATTAAATATAACCGTGCACGTCAAGCTCAAATTACAACTGAAATCACCGAAATCGTCGGTGGTGCGGCAGCATTAGAATAAAAATGCGGGAGGAAGAAACAACTATGAGTATGGGAAAAGTTGTCCAAGTTATTGGTCCCGTTGTCGATGTCGAATTTTCTTTAGATACGGATTTACCAGATATCAATAATGCCTTAACAGTCGATAAAGGTAATGATGAAACTGTCGTTTTAGAGGTTGCTCTAGAATTAGGCGACGGGGTAATGCGTACAATTTCAATGGAATCTACTGACGGTTTACGTCGTGGCATGCCTGTTGAAGATGCTGGACGTGCAATTAACGTACCAGTCGGTAAAGAAACTCTAGGACGTGTTTTCAACGTCTTAGGCGAAACAATCGATGGCGGCGAAGAATTTCCTGCAGATTTTAGACGCGACAGTATTCACCGTTCTGCGCCTAAATTTGAGGAATTAAATACAAGTTCAGAAATTCTAGAAACAGGGATTAAGGTTATCGATTTACTTGCCCCTTATGTGCGTGGTGGTAAAATCGGTTTGTTCGGTGGTGCCGGTGTTGGTAAAACCGTCTTAATCCAAGAATTAATCCATAATATCGCTGAAGAACATGGTGGTATTTCTGTCTTTACTGGTGTTGGTGAACGAACACGTGAAGGTAATGACTTATACTTTGAAATGAAAGAATCAGGCGTTTTGGAAAAGACAGCCATGGTTTTCGGTCAAATGAATGAATCACCTGGTGCACGTATGCGTGTTGCCTTGACTGGTTTAACAATTGCTGAATACTTCCGTGATGTTGAAGGCCAAGATGTGCTATTGTTCATTGATAATATCTTCCGTTTCACGCAAGCTGGTTCAGAAGTTTCTGCCCTATTAGGACGGATGCCTTCAGCCGTTGGGTACCAACCAACATTGGCAACAGAAATGGGTCAATTACAAGAACGAATCACATCAACTAAAAAAGGTTCAGTTACATCTATCCAAGCCATTTATGTGCCTGCCGATGATTATACTGATCCTGCGCCTGCGACAACTTTCGCGCATTTGGATGCCACAACTAACTTGGATCGTAAGTTAACACAACAAGGTATTTACCCTGCTGTTAACCCACTAGAATCATCTTCTAGTGCGCTTGATCCTGAAATTGTTGGCCAAGAACATTATGAAGTTGCTTCTGAAGTACAACACGTCTTACAACGTTATCGTGAATTACAAGATATCATCTCTATCTTAGGTATGGATGAATTATCTGATGATGAAAAGATTATCGTTGCACGTGCTCGTCGGATTCAATTCTTCCTATCACAAAACTTCCACGTTGCCGAAGCCTTCACAGGCCAAGCCGGTTCATACGTGCCAGTTAAGGATACTGTTTCTGGTTTCAAAGCCATCCTTGCGGGTGACTACGATGATGTCCCAGAAGAAGCATTCCGTCTTGTTGGGAACATTGACGCTGCATTAGCAAAGGCAAAAGAAATGGGCTATACACAGTCTGAAAAGGCTGTCGATCAAGACTAGAAAGGGGCGTTAATGATGGCAGAAGAGCAAAAGGTATTAACCGTTAATATCGTAACTCCTGATGGTGTCGTTTATGATCACCATGCTTCAATGTTGGTTGTACCAGCAATGGCAGGACAACTCGGTATTATGGCTAATCATGAGCCAATTATTACCCCTCTAGAAATTGGTGAAATTCGTGTTAAGCGGACGGATAACCCAGGGCATGAAGACGCCATTGCAATTACTGGCGGCTTTATGGAAGTTAGTCATAACATCGCTTCAATCGTTGCTGATGGTGCCGAACGTGCGCGCGATATTAACTTATCACGTGCCCAACGTGCTAAACAACGTGCTGAAGACGCTATTAAGACGGCTTCAGAAAAACATGATTCAGACGAATTACGTCGGGCTCAAATCGCACTTCAACGCGCGATGAACCGGATTGACGTCAAAAATCATTTACAATAGTTATTGCAAGAAGCCCTCACGGCAAAAGTCGTGGGGGCTTTTTTTGTTGTGTTATAATACAATCCAATCTTCTTTTATTAAGAAAACAGCTAAATACAGACAAGGGACTTTTCTGTGTGTTACAATGTCCCTATATCCATTCATAGAGGGGCGTTATTGAAGTGCAATCAATTGGATCACAAGCAGTTGTTACCATTATTAGTCATATCGGCTTTATCGTTCTTAGTTTTTACGGTCTACAGTCTTTACGACTTGAACAGCTTTTTAAACCGAATCATATTCGACAGATTCAGATTGTTCTCATGTTTACAGCCATCGTAATGGGTTATTTAGTGAGTCAATTCTTTTTAGAAATTATCGCGCAAGCGCGCAATATCATTTTTTTAGTCCAATAAATTAGCAGTCATATCGGAGGGAAACTCTTGGAAAAATTGATCATACAAGGCGGACAACCATTAGTTGGTGATGTCCACATCGAAGGTGCTAAAAATGCAGTCTTACCAATCATGGCAGCGGCACTTTTAGCCTCTAAAGGACCAGTTGAATTAACGAACGTGCCAATCTTATCAGATGTTTTTATGATGCAAGATGTTTTGAAGAGTCTGGATGCACGTGTTAAATTTGATGAACAACGTAACTATCTAATGATTGATGCCAATCAACCACTAAACTTTGAAGCGGCATTCGAATATGTTTCAAAGATGCGGGCCTCAATTGTTGTCATGGGACCATTATTAGCAAGATTGGGTCATGCCCGAGTTGCCATGCCAGGTGGCTGTGCAATTGGTTCAAGACCAGTTGACTTACACCTCAAGGGTTTTGAAGCACTCGGCGCAACGATTACACAAAGTCATGGTTACATAGAAGCCAAGGCCGACCAATTAGTTGGTGCAAACATCTATTTAGACTTTCCAAGTGTTGGTGCAACGCAAAATATCATGATGGCAGCAACCTTAGCTAAGGGCACAACAGTCATCGAAAACGTTGCCCGCGAACCAGAAATCGTTGATTTAGCTAACGTCTTGAATAAGATGGGCGCCAAAGTTTTCGGTGCTGGGACTGAAGAAATTCGGATTGAAGGGGTTACTGAATTAAAGGGGACCGAACACAGTATTGTGCAAGATCGAATTGAAGCAGGGACCTTCATGATTGCCGCAGCAGCTACTAAGGGTAATGTTTTAGTTGAAGAAGCTATTTCTGAACATAATAAACCTTTATTGTCTAAACTAGCTGAAATGGGCGCACAAGTCATCGAGGAAAGAAAATGGCATCCGGATTATCGGCCCTGATGAATTGAAACCAAGTAATATCAAAACCTTGCCATATCCTGGTTTCCCAACGGATATGCAAGCACAAATGACCGCTTTACAATTGATGGCTCATGGGACGAGTGTCATGACTGAAACAGTCTTCGAGAATCGTTTCATGCACTTAGAAGAATTACGACGTATGAATGCCGATTACCAAATCGAAGGCCAATCTGTCATCTTATACGGTCCTACTGAATTAACGGGTGCTGAAGTGGCCGCTTCTGATTTACGAGCAGCAGCAGCATTAGTGATTGCTGGTTTAGTGGCCAATGGTGAGACACTTGTCACAAACCTACAATACATGGATCGTGGTTATTATCACTTCCATCAAAAATTACGTGCCTTAGGCGCACATATCAGTCGTGCTGATTTTGATGAAGCCGGTCATCGTAAAACAACTCAAAAATTAGCTTAATTAGCAGTTATTAAAGAATGATATTCGTTTTTAGACGGACGTCATTCTTTTTTAGTGTTAATTTCGTAAACGAAACTTATATTTTATTGATATTAGGCTTGTGGTATAATTGACTATTGAATATGGTTTCTGGAAGGAGCAACACTAAATGGCTAAAGATATCGGAATTGATTTAGGGACAGCCAACGTCTTAATTAACGTTATGGACAAAGGCATTGTTCTTAATGAACCTTCAGTCGTTGCGATCGATACTAAAACAAAAAAAGTATTAGCAGTTGGTTCTGAAGCATACAGCATGGTCGGTCGGACACCCGGCAATATTTTGGCAGTGCGCCCACTTAAAGATGGTGTGATTGCTGATTTTGATATGACCGAAGCAATGCTTGCTTATTTCATTAATAAATTAAACGTCAAAGGTTTTCTATCAAAACCAAACATCTTAATTTGTTGTCCAACAAATATTACATCGATTGAACAAAAAGCAATTGTAGAAGCTGCAGAAAAATCTGGCGGCGGTAAAGTTTTCTTAGAATTTGAACCTAAGGTTGCGGCCGTGGGTGCTGGGATGGATATTTTCCAACCACGCGGTAACATGGTGATCGATATTGGTGGTGGGACGAGTGATATCGCCGTACTATCAATGGGTGAAGTTGTGACAAGTCGTTCATTACGGCTTGCTGGTGATCGCATGAAT from Latilactobacillus sakei subsp. sakei DSM 20017 = JCM 1157 harbors:
- the atpE gene encoding F0F1 ATP synthase subunit C, coding for MNFLAAAIAAGLAAFAASYGNGKVISKTIESMARQPELSAQLRSTMFIGVGLIEAVPILSIVVSFLILFS
- the atpF gene encoding F0F1 ATP synthase subunit B, encoding MFSNLIVGASASYLGDSLFVLVVFIILVALVGKFAFGPVSKMMQERSNKITNDLDSAAQSREDAAKLAAQRATELKSSKSEAVEIVNTAKQNGEKQREGMVTLAQEEVQTLKQNAKKDIEQSRLDALNSARDDVAQLSIEIASKLIKKELSVTDQKSLINSYIEGLDKQNETR
- the atpH gene encoding ATP synthase F1 subunit delta is translated as MKLDKYAVGQRYAKALFSLAEQEQQFESIHDEIQALETIFNDNPKLGTVLTDTTLSGLKQRNLLESLSNDFSTLMQHFLSLVFDYQRMAEMPYIIAAYEDLYDQHKGIAHAKVTSAVALDDDQLAKISQSFAKREGLNEVLIESVVDPDIIGGIVLESNHKVIDGSVKHGLDQIKSLLLK
- the atpA gene encoding F0F1 ATP synthase subunit alpha, translating into MSIKTEEISALIKQQLANYNEELAVEEVGTVTYVGDGIARAHGLENALSSELLEFSNGSYGVAQNLETNDVGIIILGEYENIREGDQVKRTGRIMEVPVGDALIGRVVNPLGQPVDGRGEIKTDKTRPIEKKAPGVMARQSVSEPLQTGLKAIDALVPIGRGQRELIIGDRKTGKTSVAIDTIINQKGQDMICIYVAIGQKESTVRTQVETLRRYGAMDYTIVVEAGPSQPAPLLYIAPYAGAAMGEEFMYNGKHVLIVYDDLSKQAAAYREISLLLRRPPGREAYPGDIFYLHSRLLERAAKLSDELGGGSMTALPIIETQAGDISAYIPTNVISITDGQIFLESDLFYSGTRPAIDAGSSVSRVGGAAQTKAMKKVSGTLRLDLSSYRELEAFTQFGSDLDAATQAKLNRGKRTVEVLKQPLHKPLPFEQQTVILYALTHGFIDDVPVDDIMRYESGLNDYLESNAKDLMDEIRQTTKLPDTDKLDAAIKAFTEGFVPEQAVDDKDSDK
- a CDS encoding F0F1 ATP synthase subunit gamma; protein product: MAESLMDIKRRIASTKKTGQITSAMQMVSGAKLSQIEKNSVAYQVYTDKIREIVTHLAASQLIDIARQKSSLQAEPADSTIKKAIKHEVTLSNLLVERPIKKTGYLVITSDRGLVGAYNSSILKAMVQMISETHQSPDEYAILAVGGTGADFFKARGMNLTYEYRGVSDVPSFEEVKQIIKTAVAMYDNGVYDELYVCYNHHVNSLTSGFRAEKMLPITDLDVSEVADQNLEYITEPSVDDALDAILPQYAESLIYGAMLDSKTAEHAASMAAMKSATDNANNLISELSIKYNRARQAQITTEITEIVGGAAALE
- the atpD gene encoding F0F1 ATP synthase subunit beta → MSMGKVVQVIGPVVDVEFSLDTDLPDINNALTVDKGNDETVVLEVALELGDGVMRTISMESTDGLRRGMPVEDAGRAINVPVGKETLGRVFNVLGETIDGGEEFPADFRRDSIHRSAPKFEELNTSSEILETGIKVIDLLAPYVRGGKIGLFGGAGVGKTVLIQELIHNIAEEHGGISVFTGVGERTREGNDLYFEMKESGVLEKTAMVFGQMNESPGARMRVALTGLTIAEYFRDVEGQDVLLFIDNIFRFTQAGSEVSALLGRMPSAVGYQPTLATEMGQLQERITSTKKGSVTSIQAIYVPADDYTDPAPATTFAHLDATTNLDRKLTQQGIYPAVNPLESSSSALDPEIVGQEHYEVASEVQHVLQRYRELQDIISILGMDELSDDEKIIVARARRIQFFLSQNFHVAEAFTGQAGSYVPVKDTVSGFKAILAGDYDDVPEEAFRLVGNIDAALAKAKEMGYTQSEKAVDQD
- a CDS encoding F0F1 ATP synthase subunit epsilon, which codes for MAEEQKVLTVNIVTPDGVVYDHHASMLVVPAMAGQLGIMANHEPIITPLEIGEIRVKRTDNPGHEDAIAITGGFMEVSHNIASIVADGAERARDINLSRAQRAKQRAEDAIKTASEKHDSDELRRAQIALQRAMNRIDVKNHLQ
- a CDS encoding DUF1146 family protein, whose product is MQSIGSQAVVTIISHIGFIVLSFYGLQSLRLEQLFKPNHIRQIQIVLMFTAIVMGYLVSQFFLEIIAQARNIIFLVQ
- a CDS encoding rod shape-determining protein, translating into MAKDIGIDLGTANVLINVMDKGIVLNEPSVVAIDTKTKKVLAVGSEAYSMVGRTPGNILAVRPLKDGVIADFDMTEAMLAYFINKLNVKGFLSKPNILICCPTNITSIEQKAIVEAAEKSGGGKVFLEFEPKVAAVGAGMDIFQPRGNMVIDIGGGTSDIAVLSMGEVVTSRSLRLAGDRMNAEIAAYVKRKHNLLIGEHTAETIKLKIGSVWHADASEQLEVRGRDIVGGLPVSITIGADEVELALHETMMAIVAAAKEVLEVTPPELAGDIIDRGIMLTGGGALLRNIANLFSEHLKVPVVLAEKPLDAVALGTGVLLENIAQKRAH